Proteins encoded in a region of the Melissococcus plutonius ATCC 35311 genome:
- a CDS encoding family 43 glycosylhydrolase yields MVTQYQNPILRGIYPDPSIVRVEDTYYLVNSTFEYYPGIALSKSTDLLNWTKLEGIATLPHKQI; encoded by the coding sequence ATGGTTACCCAATATCAAAATCCAATTTTACGAGGCATATATCCAGATCCCAGTATTGTTCGAGTAGAAGATACGTACTATTTAGTCAATAGTACGTTTGAATATTACCCAGGTATTGCATTATCAAAAAGTACCGATCTCCTAAATTGGACAAAACTAGAAGGAATTGCTACTTTGCCTCACAAGCAGATTTAA
- a CDS encoding family 43 glycosylhydrolase, translating into MDKTRRNCYFASQADLRAAKSNEGIFAVCIRYYQEHFYVITTNFSEFKTFILRGRLTVDKKTIEWQQDRVEVAISGIDPDLYFEDNHTYLQFTGYIDDKGTKAIQQVEIDIKTGNLIQKPKIISFGTGGRDVEGPHIIKKDGWYYLLIAEGGTGVGHMITMQRSRSLWGPFEAEAGINPLFTNRDRAEQPLQNIGHADLFQDTKGNWWLTCLGTHPSNVGFTLLTNTGRETLLYPVNWEKDWPVIYTGIPERSVDLTKFPAHTDILTQEQNLTPFIDQFIEQRLSPEWITLRDQLVEELTIDKNCCLLKGKNETLSDLKTPAFIGIRQTEQEEIFQVTLSKEKTAIQNGQIGIAALINADHYAALLLEKNETLGYTVRHYQKVADLEINEAIGQLSELPDTLTIINHQATKTFLAENKKSDEQLSFTTSALHFSNEAIAALNTGDVEGIYAYNNAQIAIIKAERSSL; encoded by the coding sequence TTGGACAAAACTAGAAGGAATTGCTACTTTGCCTCACAAGCAGATTTAAGAGCAGCAAAATCCAATGAAGGCATTTTTGCTGTTTGTATACGTTATTATCAAGAGCATTTTTATGTCATTACTACAAATTTTTCGGAATTCAAAACATTTATTCTACGAGGCAGATTGACAGTAGATAAAAAAACAATTGAATGGCAACAAGATAGAGTTGAAGTTGCCATTTCAGGAATTGATCCGGATTTATATTTTGAAGATAACCATACTTACCTACAATTTACCGGTTATATCGATGATAAGGGAACTAAGGCGATCCAACAGGTGGAAATTGATATCAAAACAGGAAACCTTATTCAAAAGCCAAAAATAATAAGCTTTGGAACAGGTGGTCGTGATGTTGAAGGTCCGCATATTATTAAAAAAGATGGTTGGTATTATTTGTTAATTGCTGAAGGCGGTACAGGTGTGGGACATATGATTACTATGCAAAGAAGTCGCTCTTTATGGGGACCTTTTGAGGCTGAAGCAGGCATAAATCCATTATTTACAAATAGAGATCGTGCCGAACAACCTTTACAAAATATTGGACATGCAGATCTTTTTCAAGATACAAAAGGCAACTGGTGGTTAACTTGTTTAGGCACACATCCAAGTAACGTTGGCTTTACTTTGCTTACCAACACAGGACGTGAAACTTTACTTTATCCAGTTAACTGGGAAAAGGATTGGCCAGTTATTTATACAGGAATTCCTGAAAGATCGGTTGATTTAACAAAATTTCCGGCTCATACTGATATACTAACTCAAGAACAAAACCTGACTCCTTTTATCGACCAATTTATCGAGCAAAGGTTGTCCCCTGAATGGATTACCTTACGTGACCAATTAGTAGAAGAATTAACAATAGATAAAAATTGTTGTTTATTAAAAGGTAAAAATGAGACATTAAGTGACCTAAAAACGCCTGCTTTCATTGGTATTCGTCAAACTGAACAAGAAGAAATTTTTCAAGTAACACTTTCAAAAGAAAAAACAGCTATACAAAATGGTCAAATTGGGATTGCTGCCTTAATTAATGCTGATCACTATGCGGCTTTGTTATTAGAGAAAAATGAAACTCTCGGTTATACCGTACGTCATTATCAAAAGGTAGCTGATCTTGAAATAAATGAAGCTATTGGACAATTAAGCGAATTGCCAGATACGTTGACTATTATCAATCATCAGGCAACAAAAACTTTCCTTGCTGAAAATAAAAAATCAGATGAGCAACTTTCTTTTACTACCTCTGCTCTTCATTTCTCTAATGAAGCCATTGCAGCCTTAAATACGGGAGATGTGGAAGGCATCTATGCTTATAACAATGCACAAATAGCCATCATAAAAGCAGAGAGAAGCAGCTTATAG